A region of Pseudomonas marginalis DNA encodes the following proteins:
- a CDS encoding helicase, protein MKFRLLLWVLGLMMGKASRTNPAFQQQLGDKDLAFQLQTLDGKVARHFIVKDQRITSRSGVHPAPAFAIAFKDAAYGFATMQAKNKQLAFMTGIQDKSIQIKGNPALVIWFQGLTKYLGRKRSSKR, encoded by the coding sequence ATGAAATTTCGTCTTCTCCTGTGGGTGCTGGGCCTGATGATGGGCAAAGCCAGCCGCACCAATCCTGCCTTCCAGCAACAGCTGGGTGACAAAGACCTCGCGTTCCAGTTGCAGACCCTCGACGGCAAGGTTGCCCGTCACTTCATCGTCAAAGACCAACGCATCACCAGCCGCTCGGGCGTTCACCCGGCGCCGGCGTTCGCCATCGCGTTCAAGGATGCCGCCTACGGCTTCGCCACGATGCAGGCGAAGAACAAGCAACTGGCGTTCATGACGGGGATTCAGGACAAGTCGATCCAGATCAAGGGCAACCCGGCGCTGGTGATCTGGTTCCAGGGGTTGACCAAGTATTTGGGGCGTAAGCGCAGCTCCAAGCGATGA
- the tagQ gene encoding type VI secretion system-associated lipoprotein TagQ has product MLFSRKAVSKRHLLLIAAGFSTVLTGCATSPASKVASSTKVEYYPNCYEPVQHLRATDSNMTKSVVTGAAIGAAGGALLGALTGDKEKRGRNAAIGAAGGALAGGAAGYYTERQKQIADDNQRIASYAADVNKSASDIDRSTAYARASQQCYQSAFTKLVADRKAKTVNDTEGRKRLAEIVSGLKESNDLIVAVNGKAAEDLNNYTQAYEKDLQQVGVQRADVVTVAKADVTPVVTPGKKKGTGTKPPKKPPLPTVPTEAVSTEKTFQTAQTKQDESKKVASAGKAQIEGTCRDPNLVDWAPVPCPNV; this is encoded by the coding sequence ATGCTTTTTTCCCGTAAGGCGGTTTCCAAGCGTCACTTGCTGCTGATCGCGGCCGGTTTCAGCACTGTGCTGACCGGCTGCGCCACGTCGCCGGCCTCCAAGGTCGCGTCGAGCACCAAGGTCGAGTACTACCCCAACTGCTACGAGCCGGTGCAGCACTTGCGCGCCACCGATTCGAACATGACCAAGTCGGTGGTGACCGGTGCGGCCATCGGCGCGGCCGGCGGTGCCCTGCTCGGCGCCCTGACCGGCGACAAGGAAAAACGTGGCCGTAACGCCGCCATCGGCGCAGCGGGCGGGGCCCTGGCCGGCGGCGCAGCGGGGTACTACACCGAGCGTCAGAAGCAGATCGCCGACGACAACCAGCGCATTGCCTCGTATGCGGCTGACGTGAACAAAAGCGCCTCCGACATCGACCGCAGTACCGCGTACGCCAGGGCGTCCCAGCAGTGCTACCAGAGCGCATTCACCAAGTTGGTGGCTGATCGCAAAGCCAAGACCGTCAACGACACCGAAGGCCGCAAGCGCCTGGCGGAAATCGTCTCGGGCCTGAAGGAATCCAATGACCTGATCGTGGCGGTCAACGGCAAAGCCGCCGAAGACCTGAACAACTACACCCAGGCCTACGAGAAAGACCTGCAGCAGGTCGGCGTACAGCGTGCCGACGTGGTCACCGTGGCCAAGGCCGATGTAACGCCCGTTGTGACGCCGGGCAAGAAGAAAGGTACCGGCACCAAGCCACCGAAAAAGCCACCGCTTCCAACCGTACCAACAGAAGCCGTGAGCACCGAGAAAACCTTCCAGACCGCCCAGACCAAGCAGGATGAAAGCAAGAAGGTCGCCAGCGCCGGTAAAGCGCAGATCGAAGGCACTTGCCGCGATCCTAACCTGGTCGACTGGGCACCGGTGCCTTGCCCTAACGTTTAA
- a CDS encoding SUMF1/EgtB/PvdO family nonheme iron enzyme encodes MADEASDKLDNPKPLPDDVSLPLPCEGTMVFRYAYVLAQGTLDDREISLGYPFAEGEAGYQQSFISGYRRDFINGQFTLKDLPKDWSKVIAPLMPKTDAKTPLKPMLYFIGKYEVTARQYAQVMAQAQSLASGEPAPACDAPTGMAGRLPKVKLSRFEAERFSAVYSAWLMKYHRDLLPVSGRGSSAEDGGLGFVRLPTEVEWEFAARGGQAVSRQDLEGRLFPRRTEGSESDGPLGDYAVFNQVAGGTGQAARLMPIGTKLPNPIGMFDVIGNAAEMVQESFQLVHAGRRQGTYGGFVVKGGNYLEGEGTLFTGMRREYPLFAADGTEQSNETTGFRVAIGALSAPRSRYKELFAQWQKEGRLASLTDAIDDAQDPTKRLDSIIAASADPKLQAELGLVNEELKRNVSLIAQQREEAAGNLIQSAALVAETISNYNIRLANLQKSRQQALDNKEEASAALFATAIENGRSALDGAVAIYIDNLATGTRYTDAVIQAQFQRIKEELDRKPVLGKSLVTRATLFVRHVGNYRKQQRADPATILKELLAASGQR; translated from the coding sequence ATGGCCGATGAAGCGAGCGACAAGCTCGACAACCCCAAGCCGTTGCCCGACGACGTCAGCCTGCCGCTGCCGTGCGAAGGCACTATGGTGTTCCGCTATGCCTACGTGCTGGCCCAAGGGACCTTGGATGACCGCGAGATCAGTCTCGGCTACCCCTTCGCCGAAGGCGAGGCGGGTTACCAGCAGTCATTTATCTCCGGCTACCGCCGCGACTTTATCAACGGCCAGTTCACCCTCAAGGACTTGCCGAAAGACTGGAGCAAAGTCATCGCGCCGTTGATGCCGAAGACCGACGCCAAGACCCCGCTCAAGCCCATGCTGTACTTCATCGGCAAGTACGAAGTGACCGCCCGCCAGTACGCCCAGGTGATGGCCCAGGCGCAATCCCTGGCCAGTGGCGAACCGGCACCGGCGTGCGATGCGCCCACCGGCATGGCCGGGCGTTTGCCCAAGGTGAAGCTGTCGCGCTTTGAGGCTGAGCGCTTCTCGGCGGTGTACAGCGCCTGGCTGATGAAATACCACCGCGATTTGCTGCCGGTGAGCGGTCGTGGGTCGTCGGCGGAAGACGGCGGCCTGGGTTTCGTGCGCCTGCCCACTGAAGTGGAGTGGGAGTTCGCCGCACGCGGTGGCCAGGCTGTGAGTCGCCAGGACTTGGAAGGGCGCCTGTTTCCACGCCGCACCGAAGGCAGTGAAAGCGATGGCCCGCTGGGTGATTACGCGGTGTTCAACCAGGTCGCCGGCGGTACTGGCCAGGCCGCACGCTTGATGCCTATCGGTACCAAGCTGCCCAACCCCATCGGCATGTTCGACGTGATCGGCAACGCCGCGGAAATGGTCCAGGAGTCCTTCCAGCTGGTGCACGCCGGTCGTCGCCAGGGCACCTACGGCGGCTTTGTGGTCAAGGGCGGCAACTACCTCGAAGGCGAGGGCACGCTGTTTACCGGCATGCGCCGCGAATACCCGCTGTTCGCCGCCGACGGCACCGAGCAAAGCAACGAGACCACGGGATTCCGCGTGGCAATCGGGGCGTTGTCGGCGCCGCGCTCGCGTTACAAGGAGTTGTTTGCGCAGTGGCAGAAAGAAGGCCGCCTGGCCTCGCTGACCGACGCCATCGACGACGCCCAGGACCCGACCAAGCGCCTGGACAGCATCATCGCCGCCAGCGCCGACCCCAAGCTGCAGGCCGAGTTGGGGCTGGTCAATGAAGAACTCAAGCGCAATGTCTCGCTGATCGCCCAGCAACGCGAAGAAGCGGCGGGCAACCTGATTCAGTCGGCCGCGCTGGTGGCCGAGACCATCAGCAACTACAACATCCGCCTGGCCAACCTGCAGAAGAGTCGCCAGCAGGCCCTGGACAACAAGGAAGAGGCCAGCGCGGCACTGTTTGCCACGGCTATCGAGAACGGACGCAGCGCCCTCGATGGCGCGGTGGCGATCTATATCGACAACCTGGCCACCGGCACGCGTTACACCGATGCGGTGATCCAGGCGCAGTTTCAACGGATCAAGGAAGAGTTGGATCGCAAGCCCGTGCTCGGCAAGAGCCTGGTGACGCGCGCAACACTGTTCGTTCGCCATGTCGGCAACTACCGCAAGCAACAGCGGGCCGACCCGGCGACGATCTTGAAGGAATTGCTCGCAGCGAGCGGTCAGCGCTGA
- a CDS encoding FtsX-like permease family protein, with protein MRIPLVASLAFQDYRNDAWLSACSVLALVAVIAPLLVLFGLKFGLVSSLTERLETDPATREIIPLGGGRFSSAFVEQLGQRSDVAFALPRTRQIAATAQVGTLTLEMLPTAAGDPLLNGLPMPRGLDRIVLSHTAAEKLAARPGDWLETRFARQVAGRVEAQRTRLQVLGVLPLEAFARDGLFADLRLLEAAEDYRDGRAVPALGWAGDEVGVSEQRVYPAFRLYARSLADVEPLRVFFAGQNLLVSTQAQTIAQVQSLSRNLSIVFWIIAGLALAGAFAAIFAGALAAVARKRRELSVLRLLGFSTGALLLFVVLQALYSAGFAALLSVGLYGLAEAALNKLFVQVPGEHASHLLARHYGLALVAVLGVSAVAAACGGWRVARIQASEGIRDV; from the coding sequence ATGCGCATCCCTTTGGTGGCGTCCCTGGCCTTTCAGGATTACCGCAACGATGCCTGGCTGTCGGCCTGTTCGGTGTTGGCGCTGGTGGCGGTGATTGCGCCGTTGCTGGTGTTGTTCGGCCTGAAATTTGGACTGGTTAGCAGTTTGACCGAACGTTTGGAGACCGATCCGGCCACCCGTGAAATTATTCCGCTGGGCGGTGGTCGATTCAGCAGCGCATTTGTCGAACAGCTTGGCCAGCGCAGCGATGTGGCGTTCGCCTTACCGCGCACGCGGCAGATTGCGGCGACGGCGCAGGTGGGCACGCTGACCCTGGAAATGCTGCCGACCGCTGCGGGTGATCCGCTGCTGAACGGCCTGCCGATGCCCAGGGGCCTGGACCGGATCGTGCTGAGCCACACCGCTGCCGAGAAGCTTGCGGCGCGGCCTGGGGATTGGCTGGAGACCCGCTTTGCGCGGCAAGTGGCGGGGCGTGTAGAAGCCCAGCGCACGCGCTTGCAGGTACTGGGGGTGCTGCCGCTGGAAGCCTTCGCCCGGGATGGGTTGTTTGCCGATTTGAGATTGCTGGAAGCGGCGGAAGATTACCGCGATGGCCGTGCGGTACCGGCGTTGGGTTGGGCCGGTGACGAGGTGGGTGTGAGCGAGCAGCGGGTGTATCCGGCGTTTCGCTTGTATGCGCGCAGCCTGGCCGATGTGGAGCCGCTGCGGGTATTTTTCGCCGGGCAGAATCTGTTGGTATCGACCCAGGCACAGACGATCGCCCAGGTGCAGTCGCTGAGCCGCAACCTGTCGATCGTCTTCTGGATCATCGCCGGGCTGGCCTTGGCGGGCGCGTTTGCGGCGATCTTCGCCGGGGCGTTGGCCGCTGTGGCACGCAAGCGCCGGGAATTGTCGGTGTTGCGTCTGTTGGGGTTTTCCACCGGCGCGCTGTTGCTGTTTGTGGTGCTGCAGGCGCTGTACAGCGCAGGGTTTGCCGCTTTACTCAGCGTTGGGCTGTATGGCCTGGCCGAGGCCGCGTTGAACAAGTTATTCGTGCAGGTGCCGGGCGAACACGCCAGCCACCTGCTGGCGCGTCACTATGGCCTGGCCCTGGTTGCAGTCCTTGGCGTCAGCGCCGTGGCGGCAGCCTGTGGTGGTTGGCGAGTGGCGCGTATCCAGGCTTCTGAAGGAATCAGAGATGTATAA
- a CDS encoding ABC transporter ATP-binding protein has protein sequence MLNLSAVHKSRGVGSQRYSLVIPALHLRAGEQLAIVGPSGCGKSTLLDLLALVLAPDQVGRFEFNRQDIGGLWRADQQSTLAGLRSQHLGYVLQTGGLLGFLDVRSNIALSRQLLGLKDDGSVTRLAEQLEISDQLAKKPAALSVGQRQRVSCARALAHAPQLVLADEPTASLDPLNAERVMQALLAQAREHRAACVIATHDEPLARASGLQVRRISCRRDTDGGVTATLGEAC, from the coding sequence ATGCTGAACTTGAGCGCGGTGCACAAAAGCCGGGGTGTCGGCAGCCAGCGTTACAGCCTGGTGATCCCGGCGCTGCACCTGCGTGCCGGCGAGCAATTGGCAATTGTCGGGCCGAGCGGGTGCGGCAAGAGCACCTTGCTGGATCTGTTGGCGCTGGTACTGGCGCCGGATCAGGTGGGCCGGTTCGAATTCAACCGGCAGGACATTGGTGGACTGTGGCGCGCCGATCAGCAATCCACCCTGGCCGGGCTGCGCAGCCAGCACTTGGGCTATGTGCTGCAAACCGGCGGGCTGCTGGGCTTTCTGGATGTGCGCAGCAATATCGCGCTGTCCCGGCAACTGCTGGGGTTGAAAGACGATGGCAGCGTGACGCGCCTGGCGGAACAGCTGGAGATCAGCGACCAGTTGGCCAAGAAGCCGGCTGCGTTGTCGGTGGGCCAGCGCCAGCGTGTGAGCTGCGCCCGCGCCCTGGCCCATGCACCGCAACTGGTGCTGGCCGATGAACCGACGGCGTCCCTTGACCCGCTGAATGCCGAGCGCGTAATGCAGGCCCTGCTGGCCCAGGCCCGCGAGCACCGCGCCGCCTGTGTGATCGCCACCCATGACGAACCCTTGGCCCGTGCCAGTGGCTTGCAGGTGCGGCGCATCAGTTGCCGTCGCGATACCGATGGCGGCGTCACCGCGACCCTTGGGGAGGCGTGCTGA
- a CDS encoding serine/threonine-protein kinase, with protein MNIVIPGYDIDGEIGEGAMASVYLATQRSLERKVALKVMAAALAADPSFCERFLREGKTLARLSHPHTVTIHDIGNVGELYYMAMEYLPNGTLKERIAAGLTPEQGITLIRQIASALGYAHAQGLVHRDVKPANILFRADGTAVLSDFGIAKSLDDRTQFTQAGFAVGTPSYMSPEQARGQEIDGRADLYALGVVLYEILVGKLPYNGNDALSTALAHLTEPLPELPVHHGRYQGVLRKLLAKDPAERFPDAAALLQALDNLPAESPEATLVRPLPIPLSFDLAGMTPVTIDIPTDRPQPQPVRQPVVTPTQHNAVSEQRRGPVLALAAVAVAVALAIGGGSYWWLSGSDEPAKPPAAVVPQAKPPAAVADVPPATPTASAEVDGGQRPLLMAGKKTLFQRVLSKPGAKLSDDAGSAPGKALPAFSVLYVYQRKDVDGSPWVRVGAATDGRSDGWLPAAQVSDWKQSLVLKFTERSGRAPVMFLRQSGEVEKLLADPAAAKGVLAKAQKNSDDNGQVLALEPAASAVPQNQFYLLPIFDAKESFDENGQPVQLLNVASIDPGSNATAKPSTPVINANADAFRTAVVLVVDTTVSMQPYIDQIRDVVHELQTRIAERGELDSVSFGMVGFRSSIKKTPGLEYVAKTLISLDQGRDPQRFLDMARQVKASTVSSHSFNEDAFAGVMQAVDGMDWSGYGGRIILLVTDAGALRKNDPFAATQMNEAEVRQAALGKQIKIYALHLRTDAGKKTHAGAESQYRTLTADANPQIGDLYTPVPGGDVRKLGERVDEIGSVFANLVHQVRSNTPQAVPLLSAAPSLADKSAAVGYAMHMDFLGRRNASQAPQLVSAWTADRDLTNPALPAFQVCVMLTKLQLNDLQQSLKLIVDAARKTQTSPKDFFQEIASASAYMSRDPQALRKGGNLADGGILGEYLEGLPYRSKSLNMTQDLWLSLSVAEQEDFIDELDSKIRLYETFHNDLANWVRFGDAEPGDALYRVPLSTLP; from the coding sequence ATGAACATTGTGATTCCGGGCTATGACATCGACGGCGAGATCGGCGAAGGCGCCATGGCCAGCGTGTACCTGGCGACCCAGCGCTCCCTGGAGCGCAAGGTGGCGCTGAAGGTGATGGCGGCGGCGCTGGCGGCCGACCCGAGCTTCTGCGAACGTTTCCTGCGCGAGGGCAAGACCCTGGCGCGGCTGTCCCACCCGCACACGGTGACCATCCATGACATCGGCAATGTCGGTGAGCTGTACTACATGGCCATGGAATACCTGCCCAACGGCACGCTCAAGGAGCGCATCGCCGCCGGCCTGACGCCGGAGCAGGGCATTACGCTGATCCGCCAGATCGCCTCGGCGCTGGGCTATGCCCATGCCCAGGGGCTGGTGCACCGCGACGTCAAGCCGGCAAACATCCTGTTCCGCGCCGATGGCACGGCGGTGCTGTCGGACTTTGGCATTGCCAAGTCCCTGGACGACCGCACCCAATTCACCCAGGCCGGCTTTGCCGTGGGCACGCCGAGCTACATGAGCCCGGAGCAGGCGCGGGGCCAGGAGATCGATGGCCGTGCCGACCTCTACGCGCTGGGCGTGGTGCTGTATGAAATCCTCGTCGGCAAGCTGCCGTACAACGGCAACGACGCGCTGTCCACCGCGCTGGCGCACCTGACCGAACCCTTGCCGGAATTGCCGGTGCACCACGGGCGGTATCAGGGCGTGCTGCGCAAGCTGTTGGCCAAGGACCCGGCGGAGCGTTTCCCGGATGCGGCGGCGTTGCTGCAGGCGCTGGATAACCTGCCTGCGGAGTCGCCGGAGGCCACGCTGGTGCGGCCGTTGCCGATCCCGCTGAGTTTTGATCTGGCGGGCATGACCCCGGTCACCATCGACATCCCGACCGACAGACCCCAGCCGCAACCGGTGCGCCAGCCGGTGGTGACGCCGACCCAGCATAACGCCGTGTCCGAGCAGCGTCGTGGGCCGGTGCTGGCACTGGCCGCCGTGGCGGTGGCCGTCGCATTGGCCATTGGTGGCGGCAGTTACTGGTGGTTGAGCGGCAGTGATGAGCCGGCCAAGCCGCCGGCTGCCGTCGTGCCTCAGGCCAAGCCTCCAGCGGCGGTCGCCGACGTGCCCCCGGCAACGCCCACTGCGTCCGCCGAAGTGGACGGCGGCCAACGGCCGTTGTTGATGGCCGGTAAGAAGACTTTGTTCCAGCGCGTGCTCAGCAAGCCCGGCGCCAAGCTGTCGGATGACGCCGGCAGCGCGCCTGGCAAGGCCCTGCCGGCGTTCTCCGTGCTTTATGTGTACCAGCGCAAAGACGTCGACGGCAGCCCGTGGGTGCGCGTCGGTGCCGCCACCGATGGCCGCAGCGACGGCTGGTTGCCGGCCGCCCAGGTCAGCGACTGGAAGCAAAGCCTCGTGCTCAAGTTCACCGAACGCTCCGGCCGGGCGCCGGTGATGTTCCTGCGCCAATCCGGCGAAGTGGAAAAGTTGCTCGCCGATCCAGCCGCCGCCAAAGGCGTGCTGGCCAAGGCGCAGAAGAACAGCGACGACAACGGCCAGGTCCTGGCCCTGGAGCCGGCCGCCAGCGCGGTGCCGCAGAACCAGTTCTACCTGTTGCCGATCTTCGACGCCAAGGAGAGCTTCGACGAAAACGGCCAGCCGGTGCAGTTGCTTAACGTCGCCTCCATCGACCCAGGCAGTAACGCGACGGCCAAGCCATCGACCCCGGTGATCAACGCCAATGCCGACGCCTTCCGCACTGCCGTGGTGCTGGTGGTGGACACCACGGTTTCCATGCAGCCCTACATCGACCAGATCCGCGATGTGGTGCACGAGCTGCAAACCCGTATCGCCGAGCGTGGCGAGCTGGACAGTGTCAGCTTCGGCATGGTCGGTTTCCGGAGCAGCATCAAGAAAACCCCAGGCCTGGAATACGTGGCCAAGACCCTGATCAGCCTCGACCAGGGCCGCGACCCGCAACGCTTCCTCGACATGGCGCGCCAGGTCAAGGCGTCCACCGTGTCCAGCCACTCCTTCAACGAGGACGCGTTTGCCGGGGTGATGCAGGCCGTGGACGGCATGGACTGGTCCGGCTACGGCGGTCGGATCATCCTGCTGGTCACCGATGCGGGCGCGCTGCGCAAGAACGACCCGTTTGCCGCCACCCAGATGAACGAAGCCGAAGTGCGCCAGGCCGCACTGGGCAAGCAGATCAAGATCTACGCGCTGCACCTGCGCACCGACGCCGGCAAGAAAACCCACGCCGGCGCCGAGAGCCAATACCGCACCCTCACCGCCGACGCCAACCCGCAGATCGGCGACCTGTACACGCCGGTGCCGGGTGGCGATGTGCGCAAGCTGGGCGAGCGTGTCGACGAGATCGGCAGCGTGTTCGCCAACCTCGTGCACCAGGTGCGCAGCAATACGCCGCAAGCGGTGCCGCTGCTGAGTGCCGCGCCGAGCCTGGCGGACAAATCTGCCGCGGTCGGCTATGCCATGCACATGGACTTCCTCGGTCGCCGGAACGCCAGCCAGGCGCCGCAACTGGTCAGTGCCTGGACCGCCGACCGCGACCTGACCAATCCCGCGCTGCCGGCGTTCCAGGTGTGCGTGATGCTGACCAAATTGCAGCTCAACGACCTGCAACAGTCGCTGAAACTGATCGTCGATGCGGCGCGCAAGACCCAGACCTCGCCCAAGGATTTCTTCCAGGAAATCGCCAGCGCCTCGGCCTATATGAGCCGCGACCCCCAAGCCCTGCGCAAGGGCGGCAACCTGGCCGACGGCGGCATTCTCGGCGAATACCTGGAAGGCCTGCCGTACCGCAGCAAGTCGCTGAACATGACCCAGGACCTGTGGTTGTCGTTGAGCGTGGCCGAGCAGGAAGACTTTATCGACGAGCTGGATTCGAAAATCCGCCTCTACGAAACCTTCCACAATGACCTGGCCAACTGGGTCCGTTTCGGCGATGCCGAACCGGGTGATGCGTTGTACCGCGTGCCGTTGTCGACACTGCCGTAA
- a CDS encoding PP2C family protein-serine/threonine phosphatase, producing the protein MGSTYKSASKSHVGMVRQVNEDACLDLPENRLWVVADGMGGHAAGDYVSSLIVDSLRSVPMGRSLDEYSAALRNDLTRINAAVREETANRGVTMMGSTVVVLAARGLRGVCLWAGDSRLYRLRDGVLEGISRDHSYVQDLQDSGLLSEADARVHPRANIVTRAIGVEAQLELAVVDLLIAPGDSYLLCSDGLNKTVDDHEIREVLSHDAPDEIVRSLVHLGLNRGAPDNITAIVVKVSA; encoded by the coding sequence ATGGGGTCGACGTACAAATCCGCGAGCAAAAGCCATGTGGGCATGGTTCGCCAGGTCAACGAAGACGCGTGCCTGGACCTGCCGGAAAACCGCCTGTGGGTGGTGGCCGACGGCATGGGCGGGCACGCGGCGGGGGATTATGTCAGCAGCCTGATCGTCGACAGCCTGCGCAGCGTGCCGATGGGCCGTTCCCTCGACGAGTACTCGGCAGCCCTGCGCAATGACCTGACCCGCATCAACGCCGCCGTGCGTGAAGAAACCGCCAACCGTGGCGTGACCATGATGGGCAGCACGGTGGTGGTGCTCGCCGCGCGCGGTTTGCGCGGTGTGTGCCTGTGGGCCGGCGACAGCCGCCTGTACCGCCTGCGCGACGGCGTGCTCGAAGGCATCTCCCGCGACCACAGCTACGTCCAGGACCTGCAGGACAGCGGCCTGCTCAGCGAAGCCGATGCCCGCGTGCACCCGCGCGCCAACATCGTCACCCGCGCCATTGGCGTGGAAGCCCAGCTGGAACTGGCGGTGGTCGACCTGCTGATCGCCCCCGGCGACAGCTACCTGCTGTGCAGCGATGGCCTGAACAAGACCGTCGACGACCATGAGATCCGCGAAGTGCTCAGCCACGACGCGCCGGATGAAATCGTGCGCAGCCTGGTGCACCTGGGGCTCAACCGTGGCGCGCCGGACAACATCACCGCCATCGTCGTGAAGGTATCGGCATGA
- the tagF gene encoding type VI secretion system-associated protein TagF, giving the protein MTTLGFYGKLASRGDFVSRALPQSFIGPWDSWLAAGLLASQNSLGADWLNAYLVSPLWRFVLAPGVCGPDAAAGVVMPSIDRVGRYFPLAVVTLLDHDINPASLVGGPDSWFEQAEELLLSTLDAGATFERFNAGLDDLGLPATEPRAVDSRFAGLQRVAASVPHQRMTALAEQACDGASLWWGRGSQTISPGLLRCQGLPAAGDFAQFLLGQEGVV; this is encoded by the coding sequence ATGACGACGCTGGGTTTCTACGGCAAGCTGGCCAGTCGCGGAGACTTCGTCAGCCGTGCCTTGCCCCAGAGCTTTATCGGCCCGTGGGACAGCTGGCTGGCGGCGGGGTTGCTCGCCAGCCAGAACAGCCTCGGCGCCGACTGGCTCAATGCGTACCTGGTCAGCCCTCTATGGCGCTTTGTGCTGGCGCCCGGCGTGTGCGGGCCGGACGCGGCGGCGGGCGTGGTGATGCCGAGCATTGACCGGGTCGGGCGCTATTTCCCGTTGGCGGTGGTCACCTTGCTCGATCACGACATCAACCCGGCGTCCCTGGTGGGCGGGCCGGACAGCTGGTTTGAGCAGGCCGAAGAGCTGTTGCTCAGCACCCTGGATGCCGGCGCCACGTTTGAACGCTTCAACGCTGGCCTCGATGACCTGGGCTTACCGGCGACCGAGCCGCGTGCGGTGGACAGCCGTTTCGCCGGCCTGCAGCGCGTGGCGGCCAGCGTGCCGCACCAGCGCATGACCGCGCTCGCCGAACAGGCCTGCGACGGTGCGAGCCTGTGGTGGGGGCGTGGTTCGCAGACGATTTCCCCTGGTTTATTGCGGTGTCAGGGCCTGCCTGCCGCCGGCGATTTTGCGCAGTTTCTGCTCGGACAAGAAGGTGTGGTGTAG